In Lacrimispora indolis DSM 755, a genomic segment contains:
- a CDS encoding carbohydrate ABC transporter permease, with the protein MNKMLSNKKAILIFIFPSLLIFLFVVVTSIGMSFYYSLTEWDGITKKMFVGLDNYKSLFIHNTDGFVAALKNSLLLAGLSVIGELVPATALAIILARGVKGEGFFRTVFFVPVLLSSVVLGQLWGMIYNPTYGMLNSIGMKLGFLNKAVAWLGNPDTALLCAFVVVIWQYIGYHMLLIYSGVKRIPQDIFEAAEIDGATRFQTAVRIIIPLILPTIKTSMVLAVIGSLKIFDLIYVLTGGGPNHATEVASTLMYTNIFKKNLYGYGSSMAIFIVIECLVFTVLINLWKPKQYTY; encoded by the coding sequence ATGAATAAGATGTTGAGTAATAAAAAAGCAATCCTCATATTTATATTCCCATCACTGTTGATATTCTTGTTTGTGGTAGTTACATCCATTGGAATGTCTTTTTATTACAGCTTGACAGAATGGGATGGGATTACGAAAAAGATGTTTGTGGGGCTGGATAACTATAAATCCCTGTTTATACATAATACGGATGGATTTGTAGCTGCCCTTAAGAATTCCCTTTTACTGGCAGGTCTTTCAGTCATTGGGGAATTGGTACCTGCGACGGCACTGGCAATTATACTGGCAAGGGGAGTGAAAGGAGAAGGATTTTTCAGGACAGTCTTTTTTGTACCGGTACTTCTGTCCTCGGTGGTTTTAGGGCAGCTCTGGGGAATGATTTATAATCCCACCTATGGCATGCTTAATTCCATTGGAATGAAGCTGGGTTTTCTGAATAAGGCAGTTGCATGGCTTGGAAATCCGGACACTGCTCTGCTGTGTGCCTTTGTAGTAGTGATCTGGCAGTATATTGGCTATCATATGCTTTTGATTTATTCAGGGGTAAAACGGATTCCCCAGGATATCTTTGAGGCGGCTGAGATTGATGGAGCTACCAGATTCCAGACAGCAGTCAGAATTATCATACCGCTGATTCTTCCAACGATTAAGACTTCCATGGTGCTTGCAGTGATCGGGTCTCTGAAAATATTTGACCTTATCTATGTGCTGACCGGAGGTGGTCCAAACCATGCTACGGAAGTTGCAAGTACGTTAATGTATACAAATATTTTCAAGAAAAATCTTTATGGATATGGGAGTTCCATGGCTATTTTTATTGTAATTGAATGTCTGGTTTTCACCGTGTTAATTAATCTCTGGAAGCCAAAGCAGTATACCTATTAG
- a CDS encoding carbohydrate ABC transporter permease: MKQVKQSGIAKKMVFLILCIYAVIQIFPLLWLIMFSLKDNTQIFGGNVLGLPSPWVFNNYLVAIGGAKVGLYLINSVIITGSTIIITIIVSTMASYAIARLKWGLSNAFLLFITMGMMIPVHASLLPLFLNFSKVGILNTRLSLILPYVGFAIPLAINVLTIFFKTIPLEMEEAAVIDGCNVYQTFVQIMLPMVKPALATVSIFTYLTAWNELMFANTFINKAGLKTLTVGIISMVGEYATSWGPIGAGLVVATIPSIIGYMFVSAKLPEAMSAGAVKG; the protein is encoded by the coding sequence ATGAAGCAAGTGAAACAATCAGGAATCGCAAAGAAAATGGTATTTCTGATTCTGTGCATATATGCAGTTATCCAAATATTTCCCCTCTTGTGGCTGATTATGTTTTCTTTAAAGGATAATACACAGATATTCGGAGGAAATGTACTTGGCCTGCCGTCCCCATGGGTATTTAATAATTATTTGGTGGCAATTGGCGGAGCAAAGGTGGGACTTTATTTGATAAACAGTGTAATTATCACCGGCTCCACGATTATCATTACGATTATTGTATCCACAATGGCCTCCTATGCCATTGCACGGCTCAAGTGGGGGCTAAGCAATGCATTTCTTCTATTTATTACGATGGGAATGATGATTCCGGTCCATGCTTCCCTGCTGCCTTTATTTTTGAATTTCAGCAAGGTGGGAATCCTGAATACAAGGTTGTCACTGATCTTACCGTACGTAGGATTTGCCATTCCTCTGGCAATCAATGTACTGACCATATTTTTTAAGACAATACCATTAGAAATGGAGGAGGCAGCAGTGATTGACGGATGCAATGTTTATCAGACATTTGTCCAAATCATGCTTCCCATGGTGAAGCCGGCTTTGGCTACGGTTTCCATTTTTACCTATCTTACGGCATGGAATGAATTGATGTTTGCAAATACCTTTATTAACAAGGCTGGTTTAAAGACCCTTACGGTGGGAATCATATCCATGGTAGGAGAATATGCGACCAGCTGGGGCCCCATCGGTGCCGGTTTGGTGGTTGCGACAATTCCCAGCATTATCGGATATATGTTTGTGAGTGCAAAGCTTCCGGAGGCAATGTCTGCCGGTGCGGTGAAAGGATAA
- a CDS encoding glycoside hydrolase family 43 protein — MRKIENPILRGFNPDPSIVRVKDEYFIATSTFEWFPGVQIHKSTDLVNWKLIAHPLNTLKLLDMEGNPDSGGIYAPCLTYDQGIFYLVYTDVKNVSGSFWDCRNYLTTASRIEGPWSAPVYLHGSGIDPSLFHDEDGRKWLVNALLSHREGPKVGFPQWEGIILQEYSSEKKALIGERKVIYKGSGLGTVEGPHLYKRNGIYYLLTAEGGTFYNHAVTMARAERIDGPYETDPENPVMTSRYDCTLPLQRTGHADLVETQDREWYMVHLCGRPLPSKGRSIMGRETAIQKVRWTDDGWLRLNREGHTAEVWVEAPVREEYIVEKAPVRDDFDRPELDINFQTLRIPLDKSMMSLTERSGYLRLYGHESLSSRFRQSFVARRQQSFVFRAETSLEFEPGNFQQMAGLTCFYDTTNYIYLYVSRDEEKGRIINLMINDLNQFSYPLQEEIVIPDMGKVYLRAEIYYDMARFYYSIDGISWNTVGGYVEYSKLSDEYFKERKIERFTGAFVGICCQDFTGSHAYADFDYFDYEEKD, encoded by the coding sequence ATGAGAAAGATAGAAAATCCGATTCTTCGGGGATTTAATCCGGATCCGTCCATTGTGCGGGTGAAAGACGAATATTTTATCGCCACATCCACATTTGAATGGTTTCCGGGGGTTCAAATACATAAGTCAACAGATCTGGTAAACTGGAAATTGATAGCCCATCCCTTAAATACGCTAAAACTTTTAGATATGGAGGGAAATCCTGATTCAGGCGGTATTTACGCGCCATGTCTCACTTATGACCAGGGTATTTTTTATCTGGTTTATACGGATGTAAAGAATGTGTCAGGAAGTTTTTGGGATTGCAGGAATTACCTGACCACAGCCAGCCGGATAGAAGGTCCTTGGTCGGCTCCTGTATATCTGCACGGAAGCGGAATAGACCCATCTTTATTTCATGATGAGGATGGCCGTAAATGGCTGGTGAACGCATTGCTAAGTCATAGAGAGGGTCCAAAGGTAGGATTTCCACAGTGGGAGGGAATAATTTTACAGGAATATTCTTCTGAAAAAAAAGCACTGATAGGGGAAAGAAAGGTGATTTACAAGGGAAGCGGGCTTGGAACCGTAGAAGGACCTCATCTATACAAACGAAACGGAATCTATTATCTGTTAACCGCAGAAGGAGGTACATTCTATAATCATGCAGTTACCATGGCAAGGGCCGAACGGATTGACGGACCCTACGAGACGGACCCGGAGAATCCGGTCATGACCTCAAGGTATGACTGTACCCTGCCTTTGCAGCGGACAGGACATGCTGACCTGGTGGAAACTCAGGATAGAGAATGGTATATGGTACATTTATGCGGTCGTCCATTGCCCTCAAAGGGCCGTTCCATAATGGGAAGGGAGACTGCCATACAGAAGGTAAGGTGGACAGATGACGGCTGGCTGCGGTTAAACAGAGAAGGGCATACGGCAGAGGTATGGGTGGAGGCCCCGGTACGGGAAGAATACATTGTGGAAAAGGCTCCGGTACGGGATGATTTTGATCGCCCTGAATTGGACATTAATTTCCAGACGCTCCGCATTCCCTTGGATAAAAGCATGATGTCCCTGACAGAGAGAAGCGGTTATTTAAGACTGTATGGGCATGAATCACTGAGCTCCAGATTCCGCCAAAGCTTTGTTGCCAGACGCCAGCAGAGTTTTGTATTCAGAGCGGAGACTTCGCTGGAGTTTGAACCTGGGAATTTTCAGCAAATGGCGGGACTTACCTGTTTTTATGATACAACAAACTATATTTATCTGTATGTAAGCAGAGATGAAGAAAAGGGAAGGATTATTAACCTTATGATTAATGATTTAAACCAATTCTCTTATCCGCTGCAGGAAGAAATTGTGATTCCAGATATGGGAAAAGTGTATTTGCGTGCAGAGATTTATTATGATATGGCCAGATTCTATTATTCTATTGACGGAATTTCATGGAATACGGTGGGAGGATATGTGGAATATAGCAAGCTCTCAGACGAGTATTTTAAAGAGCGAAAGATTGAGCGGTTTACCGGGGCATTTGTGGGAATCTGCTGCCAGGACTTTACAGGAAGCCATGCATATGCGGACTTTGATTATTTTGATTATGAGGAAAAGGACTGA
- the recQ gene encoding DNA helicase RecQ, with protein sequence MDKHQALKHYFGYDSFREGQEILIDSILAGRDALGIMPTGSGKSLCFQIPALMMEGITLVISPLISLMKDQVTTLNQAGIHAAYLNSSLTASQYYKALAYAREGRYPIIYVAPERLVTDEFLDFALNTNISMVAVDEAHCVSQWGQDFRPSYLKIVDFIDRLPKRPVISAFTATATKEVREDVIDILMLREPAVVSTGYDRPNLYLGVQSPKDKYATLKNYVECHPDQCGIIYCLTRKLVEEVCDRLNQEGFSATKYHAGLSDEERRKNQDDFIYDRSQIMVATNAFGMGIDKSNVRFVIHYNMPKNLESYYQEVGRCSRDGEPGECILLYSGRDVVTNQMFIDNNQDNQELDPLTHRMVMERDRERLKKMTFYSFTNECLRDYILRYFGEYGENYCGNCSNCLSQFETVDVTDIAKGLTGCVESCRQRYGVNVIIDTVHGANTAKIRNYRMDQNAYYGALAKVPAYKLRQVMNYLMLNEFLTVTNDEYSIVKLTERSKAVLADGGSVVMKMAKEQEHTAKIKEEKKSKKNKMSAASGAGLSEKDEELFETLRALRMEIAKEEKVPPYIVFSDKTLVHMCMVKPKTKEEMLSVSGVGEFKYEKYGERFLVCVKESGGHFT encoded by the coding sequence ATGGATAAACATCAAGCATTAAAGCACTATTTCGGTTACGACAGTTTCCGTGAAGGGCAGGAGATTCTTATTGACAGCATTTTAGCCGGACGGGATGCCCTTGGGATCATGCCAACCGGTTCCGGAAAGTCTCTGTGTTTTCAGATTCCTGCTCTCATGATGGAAGGAATCACACTGGTTATTTCCCCGCTGATCTCTCTCATGAAAGATCAGGTAACAACTCTCAATCAGGCAGGCATTCACGCCGCATATCTTAACAGTTCTTTAACTGCAAGTCAGTATTATAAGGCCCTGGCCTATGCGCGGGAAGGGCGGTATCCCATTATTTATGTAGCACCGGAGCGTCTGGTAACGGATGAATTTCTGGATTTTGCATTGAACACAAATATTTCCATGGTAGCGGTGGATGAGGCTCACTGTGTTTCCCAGTGGGGACAGGATTTCAGGCCCAGCTATTTGAAAATCGTGGATTTCATTGACAGGCTTCCAAAGCGTCCGGTCATCAGCGCTTTTACGGCCACTGCTACAAAAGAGGTCCGTGAGGATGTCATCGATATTCTCATGCTCCGGGAACCGGCTGTGGTATCTACCGGTTATGACAGACCTAATCTCTATCTGGGAGTCCAGTCCCCAAAGGATAAGTATGCCACTTTAAAGAACTATGTGGAGTGTCATCCCGATCAGTGCGGAATCATTTACTGCCTGACCAGGAAGCTGGTGGAAGAGGTATGTGACCGGCTGAATCAGGAGGGATTTTCTGCGACCAAGTATCATGCAGGATTAAGCGATGAGGAGCGGCGGAAGAACCAGGATGACTTTATCTACGACAGAAGTCAGATCATGGTGGCAACCAACGCCTTTGGCATGGGGATCGATAAATCCAATGTACGGTTTGTCATCCATTACAACATGCCGAAGAACCTGGAATCTTACTATCAGGAGGTGGGCCGGTGCTCCAGAGACGGAGAACCGGGAGAATGCATCCTGCTGTACAGCGGCCGGGATGTGGTGACCAACCAGATGTTCATCGACAACAACCAGGACAATCAGGAGCTGGATCCCCTTACACACCGGATGGTCATGGAACGGGACCGTGAACGGCTTAAAAAGATGACCTTTTACTCCTTTACAAACGAATGTCTCAGGGATTACATTCTGCGGTATTTTGGGGAGTATGGAGAGAATTACTGCGGGAATTGTTCCAACTGCTTAAGTCAGTTCGAGACAGTGGATGTGACGGATATTGCAAAGGGACTGACAGGCTGTGTGGAATCCTGCCGTCAGCGGTATGGTGTGAATGTGATTATTGATACAGTTCATGGAGCTAATACTGCGAAAATCCGGAATTACCGGATGGATCAGAATGCCTATTATGGAGCGTTGGCAAAGGTGCCGGCTTATAAGCTTAGACAGGTTATGAATTATTTGATGCTGAATGAATTCCTGACAGTCACAAATGACGAGTATTCCATTGTAAAACTGACCGAAAGGTCAAAGGCAGTTTTAGCGGATGGCGGATCTGTTGTCATGAAAATGGCGAAAGAACAGGAGCATACGGCGAAAATAAAGGAAGAGAAGAAATCAAAGAAAAACAAGATGTCAGCGGCATCCGGTGCTGGCCTTTCAGAAAAAGATGAAGAGCTGTTTGAAACCTTACGGGCACTTCGTATGGAGATAGCCAAGGAGGAAAAAGTACCGCCTTATATTGTTTTTTCGGATAAGACATTGGTACATATGTGTATGGTGAAGCCAAAGACAAAAGAGGAAATGCTGTCGGTATCCGGAGTGGGAGAATTTAAGTATGAGAAGTATGGGGAGCGGTTTTTAGTCTGTGTGAAGGAATCGGGCGGACATTTTACGTGA
- a CDS encoding GGDEF domain-containing response regulator, which translates to MENEIVYKILIVEDGIIGQKMLVDTLQDTYYVNVVSTGKEAMRMVRRFRPHLILLDIILPDANGFDILKELKENQSTQNIPVIVITGLDTDADEEKALRLGAVDYVRKPFNKVLVNARVKTHIKIVEQLLTIEKLSFYDALTDLANRRKFDYHMEYEWQRALRKKTTIGLLLLDLDNFKNYNDTYGHRQGDIMLKAVADVLKNTLKRATDIPCRWGGEEFAVLIPEISQEEVLLIAEKIRSRIEALEVPRSNSDEITRITSSISAICAIPYQCQQLESFLESADCLLYQAKKEGRNRVQF; encoded by the coding sequence ATGGAAAATGAAATTGTATATAAAATACTCATTGTCGAGGATGGAATAATAGGCCAGAAAATGTTGGTGGATACCTTACAGGATACATACTACGTCAACGTTGTGTCGACTGGCAAAGAAGCGATGCGAATGGTCAGGCGGTTTCGTCCTCATCTGATTTTGCTTGATATCATACTGCCGGATGCAAATGGGTTCGATATCCTGAAGGAATTGAAAGAAAATCAATCCACTCAGAACATTCCCGTTATTGTTATCACAGGACTGGATACTGATGCGGATGAGGAAAAAGCACTGCGTTTGGGTGCGGTCGACTATGTACGGAAACCTTTTAACAAAGTTTTGGTGAATGCACGTGTAAAAACCCATATTAAAATCGTAGAACAATTGCTTACTATTGAAAAACTTAGTTTCTACGATGCCCTGACCGACCTTGCAAACCGCCGTAAGTTTGATTATCATATGGAATATGAATGGCAGCGGGCATTACGGAAAAAAACTACCATCGGATTGCTGCTGTTGGATTTGGACAACTTTAAAAATTACAATGATACATATGGCCACAGGCAGGGAGATATCATGCTAAAAGCTGTGGCAGATGTTTTGAAAAATACTTTAAAACGTGCTACTGATATACCATGCCGCTGGGGCGGCGAAGAATTTGCTGTTCTCATACCGGAAATCAGTCAGGAAGAAGTATTATTAATTGCAGAGAAAATACGTTCCAGAATCGAGGCTTTGGAAGTGCCCAGGAGTAATTCTGATGAGATTACAAGGATAACTTCCAGCATTAGTGCAATCTGCGCGATTCCATATCAATGCCAACAACTGGAAAGCTTTCTTGAAAGCGCTGACTGTCTTCTTTATCAGGCTAAAAAGGAAGGCAGGAACCGGGTGCAGTTTTAA